In a single window of the Bactrocera dorsalis isolate Fly_Bdor chromosome 2, ASM2337382v1, whole genome shotgun sequence genome:
- the LOC125776370 gene encoding uncharacterized protein LOC125776370, with protein MLVGSLDDLFDIATANAIEKMKLVEDKKFLEMQRQKGRPGCMMGVDKVLYDREVRAQERQEKAALRKRRYEEQNFECSDIIEESNENDIVLVEAGNENVVIPLEKNCLHTECKKRRGTKSIIIPRLLAALDNAKVSDGMAVHILVAAAEALGHCVEELVINRSTIHRIRQQNRSAEFKDISTEFKEKANANGAF; from the exons ATGTTAGTTGGAAGTTTGGATGATTTATTTGACATAGCCACCGCTAATGCGATTGAAAAAATGAAGTTAGTAGAAGATAAGAAATTTCTTGAAATGCAACGTCAAAAAGGACGGCCAGGTTGCATGATGGGTGTTGATAAGGTTTTGTACGATCGTGAGGTGCGTGCACAAGAAAGACAGGAGAAAGCAGCATTACGAAAAAGGCGGTATgaagaacaaaattttgaatgttCTGATATAATCGAGGAAAGCAATGAAAATGATATAGTACTTGTGGAAGCTGGAAATGAAAATGTAGTAATTccgttggaaaaaaattgtttgcacaCTGAGTGTAAAAAGCGACGAGGCACTAAAAGTATCATAATACCACGATTGTTAGCAGCATTAGACAATGCCAAAGTGTCAGATGGTATGGCCGTACATATTTTAGTAGCCGCTGCTGAAGCATTGGGTCATTGTGTGGAAGAACTTGTTATTAATCGATCAACAATTCATCGTATACGTCAACAAAATCGGTCTGCAGAATTCAAAGATATTTCTACtgaatttaaagaaaag GCCAATGCAAATGGAGCATTTTGA